A genomic stretch from Candidatus Tanganyikabacteria bacterium includes:
- a CDS encoding acyl--CoA ligase — translation MRRGPEGVRTGGPPRVGPGTVVGLLGANSPQWVQAYEAAWRQGATALLLNTRLADSELREQLGRARACLVLADADHVGRDLGPVPVRDLAREFPGGSGMRWPVLAPVLAAAPPGRSRRARVVMFTSGSSGSPRGVILTAAQLAASARAAAAHFALGPDDVWLAALPFFHVGGLAILHRMARCDGRVFIVPRFAPEAVREAVAAHRVTRLSLTPTMLERLLAGGWRPPAFLRTLLLGGEPIPADLLARCPRAVAGYGMTETASLVAAGAPGEAALRPLPGFEMRIVGDGGQPCEPGEAGRIAVRGGALMRGYLGGPALEGGWFETGDLGVADATGRFFVLGRADDLILSGGENVSPTEIETALRRHPAVAAAAVAALPDARWGQVPGALVVLRPGCPEPADLAAFLRAGLGGFKVPRYVSYVAELPVLASGKIDRNAVAAALAAGDVKKG, via the coding sequence GTGCGCCGCGGACCGGAAGGCGTCCGGACCGGCGGCCCGCCGCGAGTCGGCCCGGGCACGGTGGTCGGCCTGCTGGGCGCCAACTCGCCGCAGTGGGTCCAGGCCTACGAAGCCGCCTGGCGCCAGGGCGCCACGGCCCTGCTGCTCAACACGCGCCTGGCCGATTCCGAGTTGCGGGAGCAACTTGGCCGCGCCCGCGCCTGCCTGGTGCTCGCGGATGCCGATCACGTCGGGCGGGATCTCGGCCCCGTCCCCGTCAGGGACCTTGCCCGGGAGTTCCCGGGCGGCTCCGGGATGCGGTGGCCGGTCCTGGCGCCGGTTCTGGCGGCGGCCCCGCCCGGGCGTTCTCGCCGGGCGCGGGTGGTCATGTTCACCTCGGGGAGTTCCGGCTCACCCAGGGGCGTGATCCTGACCGCTGCGCAACTGGCGGCGAGCGCCCGGGCCGCCGCGGCCCACTTCGCTCTCGGGCCCGACGACGTATGGCTCGCGGCCCTGCCGTTCTTCCACGTCGGCGGCCTGGCGATCCTGCACCGCATGGCGCGTTGCGACGGCCGCGTGTTCATCGTGCCGCGTTTCGCTCCCGAGGCGGTCCGTGAGGCCGTCGCGGCGCACCGCGTCACGCGCCTGTCCCTCACGCCGACCATGCTCGAGAGGCTCCTGGCCGGCGGCTGGCGGCCCCCTGCTTTCCTGCGAACCCTCCTGCTCGGCGGGGAGCCGATCCCGGCGGATCTCCTCGCCAGGTGCCCGCGGGCGGTGGCCGGCTACGGGATGACCGAGACGGCCTCCCTGGTGGCCGCCGGGGCGCCCGGCGAGGCGGCGCTCCGGCCGCTCCCCGGTTTCGAGATGCGCATCGTCGGCGATGGCGGCCAGCCATGCGAGCCGGGAGAGGCGGGCCGCATCGCGGTGCGCGGCGGCGCGCTCATGCGCGGCTACCTGGGCGGGCCGGCGCTGGAAGGCGGCTGGTTCGAGACCGGAGACCTGGGCGTGGCCGACGCGACCGGGCGGTTTTTCGTCCTGGGCCGAGCCGACGACCTCATCCTGTCGGGCGGCGAGAATGTCTCGCCGACCGAGATCGAGACGGCCCTGCGGCGCCACCCGGCCGTCGCGGCGGCGGCGGTGGCCGCGTTGCCCGACGCGCGCTGGGGGCAGGTGCCGGGAGCGCTGGTGGTGCTGCGTCCCGGGTGTCCGGAGCCGGCGGATCTGGCGGCCTTCTTGCGCGCCGGCCTGGGCGGGTTCAAGGTCCCGCGATACGTCTCGTACGTGGCCGAACTGCCGGTGCTGGCCTCGGGGAAGATCGATCGAAACGCCGTGGCGGCCGCGTTGGCGGCCGGCGATGTGAAGAAAGGTTGA